Proteins from a genomic interval of Arvicola amphibius chromosome 10, mArvAmp1.2, whole genome shotgun sequence:
- the Tmem211 gene encoding transmembrane protein 211, translated as MEVSVKAALGLSLTGMSGLSLVSPAWFQSPSLSYGVFMHCSWSRDNRWNQSCMTFGSLKDMPGLAWKVSAATLLGGWVLLAISALLLLAWALSSRRLYPRRGSGPTPMVQAAAAASTLVGLLVFPVTLASSLAKEVCEGSSVYYSGTCQLSWGYATAILNAVLTSLLVVIGWPRMTTSQRTATPTPCDTQGITLVWRPLPLALPAYTHHTLSLPEALRPCTIRAELGTAGWEEGLDMPGKSP; from the exons ATGGAGGTCAGCGTGAAGGCTGCTCTAGGACTCTCCCTCACAGGCATGTCTGGCCTCAGCCTGGTATCCCCTGCCTGGTTCCAGAGCCCGTCCCTCTCCTATGGTGTTTTCATGCACTGCTCCTGGTCACGGGATAACCGCTGGAACCAGAGCTGTATGACCTTCGGGTCCCTGAAGGACATGCCAGGCTTGGCCTGGAAG GTCTCTGCTGCAACGCTCCTGGGAGGCTGGGTCCTGCTGGCCATTAGTGCTCTTCTTCTTTTGGCCTGGGCGCTGTCTTCGAGAAGATTATATCCCAGGAGGGGCTCTGGTCCAACACCCATGGTGCAGGCAGCAGCAG CAGCCTCCACTCTTGTAGGTCTGTTGGTTTTTCCAGTCACTCTGGCTTCCTCATTAGCCAAAGAAGTCTGTGAAGGCTCCTCCGTGTACTACAGTGGAACATGCCAGCTGAGCTGGGGCTATGCCACTGCCATTCTCAATGCGGTCCTGACCAGCCTGCTTGTTGTCATCGGATGGCCTCGGATGACCACAAGCCAGAGGacagccacccccaccccttgtgACACTCAGGGAATCACGCTTGT ATGGAGACCCCTTCCTCTAGCCTTGCCAGCATACACGCaccacactctctctctccctgaggccCTCAGGCCATGTACAATTAGAGCAGAACTGGGTACAGCTGGTTGGGAGGAAGGGCTAGACATGCCAGGAAAGAGCCCATGA